A window from Toxoplasma gondii ME49 chromosome IX, whole genome shotgun sequence encodes these proteins:
- a CDS encoding hypothetical protein (encoded by transcript TGME49_306010) — protein sequence MCSKVLLCCQASTKAAPSPQHRSAAFPTNTIRTLKKPSGHHVNRTSVQQSHNRVNNATRIVSLGWRLAISELPEHVIQAEPDVWTLASKQASVYNLPCRSGVYRSSKCVKLSQASMLWYAEEGSSVCCESVRDSRWPLALGAVRCFTLLPSVPPASSELVKRRGGRQGIQPLPFRVFLFGFFSCYERLPRSLFSSFKNLPVVFREKLPPTAACICHSDLRNVVAVFFAN from the coding sequence ATGTGCAGTAAGGTCCTACTCTGTTGCCAGGCTTCCACAAAGGCTGCCCCAAGCCCTCAACATCGGTCTGCGGCTTTTCCAACGAACACAATACGCACCCTGAAAAAACCTAGTGGTCATCATGTGAATCGGACATCTGTCCAACAAAGTCACAATCGAGTGAACAATGCAACCAGAATCGTGAGCTTAGGCTGGAGACTCGCCATTTCAGAACTCCCTGAACATGTTATTCAAGCCGAGCCTGATGTGTGGACACTCGCCAGCAAACAAGCCAGTGTGTACAATTTGCCGTGTCGTTCCGGAGTGTATCGAAGTAGCAAATGTGTCAAGTTGTCACAGGCATCGATGCTCTGGTATGCTGAAGAAGGGTCAAGTGTTTGCTGTGAGTCTGTGAGGGACTCTCGCTGGCCGCTAGCTCTCGGCGCTGTTCGCTGCTTTACCCTCCTCCCGTCTGTCCCACCAGCGTCGTCCGAACTGGTAAAAAGGCGGGGCGGCAGGCAGGGTATACAGCCGTTACCTTTccgtgtctttcttttcggcTTTTTCTCATGTTACGAACGGCTTCCCCGTTCGCTGTTCAGTTCCTTCAAAAACCTCCCCGTTGTTTTCCGTGAAAAGTTGCCTCCGACCGCCGCGTGTATATGCCACTCAGACCTACGTAACGTTGTTGCTGTCTTCTTTGCCAACtga
- the AP2IX8 gene encoding AP2 domain transcription factor AP2IX-8 (encoded by transcript TGME49_306000) — translation MAAAACAGSVPSQSSPVVTPAKASGPFFSLSLSSTASQDSSPSAASGVGNFFPSHSTGMPSPANLFTAADSPSSLLELGVSAQSLLGAQGRAASPSGLQMGQGAPQQGPQGLGPDGSLDASVGSLDALGGTGPAHSASNVSVCQSSCFPGLLPPFNSGGAGMQFRGQLHMPSFSSDLSLGSQPGAASRAPHEGSFLPQLSGIGGLGGPQGFPAFSSFGGVDAARAALFFAQNSCPPQSLACQNGAVPQPGVSPGAAGPPNVALSPAGPNPRASAAAGAVGASGPESPGNFITAPQPAMSLFGSGPAGLPPAEQSHSFLDASSNVGTVTNFSMQSPTNYGVYPFGAGVAPQASGCPGPWPSSSLSLNPSPRLPSSVQSPEVFAPEGAQALPSLGVVPGSPGCPAAPPALVPHSSIQGQRREGSVHAQPSLQSPLPTAGTVNRGSSPAAAGLPVASPSGADVGAGAETPGADTAESIPSNALPKKYSGIWFDPQQNCWRASWVCATSGKRKFRYFSAAKFGHRHALQLAKVTKERAVERKKIRLPSAASGRGPAHPPGGTLVATPKLDPAELGSKAFSSEKPGDSPVPSQQAPVTAPVKAEDAKEGPAPAAPAGLEVPGTPEIQATPCEMLVKDEGSLTAGPGGPQPVSDPPTAEGASPARDEDGKRPGGALDPVALAEKAREMLKVPGVYYDSARMIWRAFWHEGGRRVIRYFTVNKHGFQRAHELALLTRRQAAMAMQQRRRQLTAGLVLAVNCGTGPASPGTPAPPGSVESKDGAEKGEGLSNVRASPGLAAVGLDAFAGGMNTGLQTSGGAPHAAECVARPVCNCGQMDGMHAHGCQLLLSQDRGLGCAVPAAPPFLAPSQGVMAPGVPGAYPSGQPNYYPATGPRGVGFPAGAPRPGNFDPALGGAPASATFPPPSPNGTTATSSSGGGGGCRVDYLERVAQLPKEEQVEWSEELKAWVVTPFPQGSGLLLKGGARGAGSDKGEGATAHGTRLSRMADGREILKMFTIRKYGFRVAREMAIEWRNRRREKLRVESEQQQMLHLRHKAPGAKGTRDNAGGVAPGPAVPALDPVHAINTAPTPTGANPALQAETRRAASPSFSASTCSSNPSSPPNSSGPHQQNLRHLMVSATGTGFGACDPSGLSSPFMQVNIPCVGGQKMPPETPSASASSLSGYSNPLSSPHLASQSPLFLQAPSGGPAGVVSPLSQFPTGLGPTPQAAPGGSLGTPQGAASAGLSGAGNSASSMVGGSVGLSATASGSGAFLEPPDARSSLPAGCGDLVRTGMGEPVPESGVLSQTPAASAASLPSTLGFVKPPEPSSVPGSSEVPSTRDCPANWLLLPDGSPRCPRTGEETGDTSTPFVSQLFDPKVGTWPSPQAAAPDTVSRPVGNPGAAGASGSSLAFFPSPPTSLSSSTSYPCPPTSPAVPSLPHSMPPCTPSPGDASKKLSGPEKSLLPVSQVSVPPEGFGLCAPSEGFLPSSSDGFFLPPGGVPQAATAAAAAALAGPPPSQLLLQQQREQQSRRRREGVRDDGAKKEEESEENGGSVGEEGSSVEAVGVMRNAVSHVLRNLQEVCIPGLLCSCSLESEIFNYLAARLDEWTKAVHAHRQLCASVLSNPKVEKAGPKESVKTEGDEKGPGGKPGDAGANDAKELSTDPATDPQAATMVLAPYLKLFAQCIRKNRLPNEMEPEVQVLLLDALVHLGALSGFGGQTPPADAAADGATGTTEPDQVAKGGAVGIQQYPKAVEQAQ, via the exons ATGGCAGCCGCTGCGTGTGCCGGCTCTGTGCCGTCTCAGTCGTCTCCTGTGGTGACCCCGGCGAAGGCGTCGGGcccgttcttttctctgtctctctcctccacggCCTCGCAGGACAGCTCACCTTCTGCAGCCTCCGGGGTCGGCAACTTCTTCCCGTCTCACTCGACCGGCATGCCCTCGCCTGCAAATCTGTTTACCGCGGCGgactctccgtcgtctctgctcgAGCTGGGCGTCAGTGCCCAGAGCCTTCTGGGTGCGCAGGGGCgcgccgcctcgccttctgggCTCCAAATGGGCCAGGGCGCCCCCCAGCAGGGCCCCCAGGGGCTGGGCCCAGACGGCAGCCTGGACGCGTCTGTGGGGTCACTGGATGCTCTGGGCGGGACGGGGCCTGCGCACTCAGCCTCGAACGTTTCCGTGTGTCAGTCTTCGTGTTTTCCGGGCCTGCTGCCTCCCTTCAACTCTGGAGGCGCCGGCATGCAGTTTCGCGGGCAACTCCACATgccctccttctcctcagATCTCTCACTCGGGTCACAGCCCGGCGCCGCGTCTCGCGCGCCGCACGAGGGGAGCTTTCTCCCGCAGCTGTCGGGTATCGGGGGACTCGGTGGCCCCCAGGGGTTTCCGGCATTCTCTTCGTTTGGGGGAGTGGACGCCGCACGCGcggctcttttcttcgctcagAATTCGTGTCCACCACAGTCGTTGGCCTGCCAGAACGGCGCAGTGCCGCAGCCCGGGGTGTCTCCGGGCGCGGCAGGCCCGCCTAACGTTGCGTTGAGTCCTGCGGGCCCCAACCCGCGCGCTTCGGCAGCCGCGGGCGCGGTCGGGGCGAGCGGGCCCGAAAGCCCCGGGAATTTCATAACAGCACCGCAGCCCGCGATGTCTCTGTTCGGGAGCGGCCCCGCAGGCCTGCCTCCCGCTGAACAGTCACACAGCTTTTTGGATGCCTCGTCGAATGTGGGGACTGTCACGAATTTCTCGATGCAGTCCCCGACCAACTACGGTGTGTACCCGTTCGGAGCGGGCGTGGCGCCGCAGGCGTCAGGATGTCCGGGCCCGtggccttcgtcttccctaTCTCTGAATCCCTCTCCTCGGTTGCCCTCGAGTGTGCAAAGCCCCGAGGTTTTCGCACCCGAGGGGGCGCAGGCCCTACCGAGCCTGGGGGTCGTGCCGGGGAGCCCAGGCTGCCCCGCGGCGCCACCGGCCCTGGTGCCGCACAGTTCTATCCAGGGACAGCGGCGGGAGGGatccgtgcatgcgcagccgTCCCTTCAATCTCCCCTCCCGACCGCGGGGACGGTGAATCGGGGCAGCTCGCCGGCCGCGGCGGGGCTTCCCGTCGCGAGTCCTTCGGGCGCAGACGTCGGCGCGGGGGCCGAGACCCCCGGCGCAGACACCGCAGAGTCGATTCCGAGCAACGCACTGCCGAAGAAGTACAGTGGCATTTGGTTCGATCCGCAGCAGAACTGCTGGCGGGCGTCTTGGGTCTGTGCCACAAGTGGAAAACGCAAGTTTCGATACTTTTCCGCGGCCAAGTTCGGGCACCGCCACGCTTTGCAACTTGCGAAAGTCACAAAGGAACGGGCCGttgagagaaagaagattcGTCTACCCTCGGCCGCGAGCGGCCGCGGCCCGGCGCATCCGCCTGGTGGCACTCTCGTGGCGACGCCGAAGCTAGATCCCGCGGAGTTGGGCTCCAAAGCCTTCTCGAGTGAAAAGCCAGGCGACAGTCCAGTCCCGAGCCAACAGGCTCCCGTGACGGCCCCGGTCAAAGCCGAAGATGCGAAGGAGGGGCCCGCGCCTGCCGCGCCGGCAGGGCTGGAGGTGCCAGGCACCCCGGAAATTCAAGCGACACCATGTGAGATGCTCGTGAAGGATGAAGGCTCCCTCACGGCGGGGCCAGGAGGCCCTCAGCCCGTCAGCGACCCGCCCACGGCCGAGGGCGCCTCGCCAGCACGCGACGAGGACGGCAAACGGCCGGGGGGCGCTCTGGATCCTGTTGCCCTCGCCGAGAAGGCTCGCGAAATGCTTAAGGTCCCCGGAGTCTACTACGACAGCGCGCGAATGATCTGGAGGGCTTTCTGGCATGAAGGCGGCCGCCGAGTGATCCGGTACTTTACGGTGAACAAGCATGGGTTCCAGCGCGCCCACGAACTTGCCCTCCTCACGCGGCGTCAAGCAGCGATGGCCATGCAGCAGCGCCGGAGACAGTTGACGGCGGGCCTTGTTCTCGCTGTGAACTGTGGGACGGGGCCAGCGAGTCCGGGGACCCCCGCGCCTCCGGGCAGTGTGGAGTCCAAGGACGGTGCGGAGAAGGGCGAGGGCCTGAGCAACGTCCGTGCGTCGCCGGGACTGGCGGCTGTGGGACTGGACGCTTTCGCCGGCGGGATGAACACGGGCCTGCAGACGAGTGGAGGCGCGCCGCATGCGGCTGAGTGTGTGGCCCGTCCCGTGTGCAATTGTGGGCAGATGGACgggatgcatgcgcatggGTGCCAGTTGCTCTTGTCGCAGGACCGAGGCCTGGGTTGCGCGGTCCCTGCTGCGCCCCCCTTTCTCGCGCCCAGCCAGGGCGTGATGGCACCGGGCGTCCCCGGCGCGTACCCGAGCGGCCAGCCGAACTACTACCCGGCGACGGGGCCCAGGGGCGTGGGGTTTCCGGCGGGGGCCCCGAGGCCCGGAAACTTTGACCCGGCCCTCGGGGGCGCGCCTGCGTCTGCGACCTTCCCTCCCCCGTCTCCGAACGGCACGACGGCGACAAGCTCCAGTGGAGGGGGCGGCGGGTGCCGCGTGGACTACCTGGAGAGAGTTGCGCAGCTCCCGAAGGAAGAGCAGGTAGAGTGGAGCGAGGAACTGAAAGCCTGGGTAGTCACGCCCTTCCCGCAGGGCAGCGGCCTGTTGCTCAAGGGGGGTGCCCGGGGGGCGGGGAGCGACAAGGGCGAGGGCGCCACGGCCCACGGGACGCGCCTCTCGCGCATGGCCGACGGCCGAGAGATCCTCAAGATGTTCACCATTCGCAAGTACGGCTTCCGCGTTGCGCGCGAGATGGCCATCGAGTGGCGCAAccgccgcagagaaaaactccGGGTGGAAAGCGAACAGCAGCAAATGCTCCATCTCCGACACAAAGCCCCTGGCGCGAAAGGCACCAGAGACAACGCCGGTGGCGTCGCCCCAGGTCCAGCCGTCCCCGCCTTGGACCCCGTCCATGCCATCAACACGGCACCCACCCCGACGGGAGCGAATCCGGCTCTGCAG gcggaAACTCGTCGTGCAGCGAGCCCAAGTTTCTCGGCGTCGACGTGTTCGTCGAATCCCAGTTCGCCGCCGAATTCCTCAGGCCCGCATCAACAGAATTTGAGACATCTGATGGTCTCAGCAACGGGCACGGGGTTCGGCGCGTGCGACCCATCTGGTCTCTCGTCACCTTTCATGCAGGTGAACATCCCCTGTGTGGGGGGGCAGAAGATGCCTCCCGAGACACCGAGCGCAagtgcctcttctctttctggctACAGTAACCCGCTCTCGTCCCCTCATCTGGCGTCTCAGagtcctctcttcttgcagGCGCCAAGCGGAGGCCCTGCAGGCGtggtgtctccgctgtcACAGTTCCCCACGGGTCTGGGGCCGACCCCGCAGGCGGCACCGGGTGGGTCTCTGGGGACGCCTCAGGGGGCGGCTTCGGCAGGCCTCTCGGGGGCAGGTAACTCGGCATCGTCGATGGTCGGCGGTTCCGTAGGTCTGTCTGCGACTGCGTCGGGGTCGGGGGCGTTCTTGGAACCCCCTGATGCCCGCAGCAGTCTGCCTGCCGGATGTGGGGACCTAGTCCGCACGGGCATGGGTGAACCGGTGCCCGAATCAGGCGTTTTGTCGCAGACTCCCGCAGCGTCGGCGGCGAGTCTGCCATCGACTCTGGGATTTGTGAAGCCTCCGGAGCCCTCGTCTGTCCCGGGCAGCAGCGAGGTTCCCTCCACTCGGGACTGCCCTGCCAACTGGCTGCTTCTCCCGGATGGAAGCCCGCGGTGTCCTCGAaccggcgaggagacaggagacacgtCGACGCCTTTCGTGTCCCAGCTGTTCGATCCGAAAGTGGGGACCTGGCCGTCGCCCCAGGCAGCTGCGCCCGACACTGTGTCACGCCCCGTGGGGAACCCCGGCGCGGCTGGAGCCTCTgggtcttctctcgccttcttcccgtctccgccgacttccctctcctcttccacgTCGTACCCTTGTCCCCCGACGTCCCCCGCGGTGCCGTCGCTTCCTCACTCGATGCCTCCGTGCACACCGTCGCCAGGTGACGCCTCAAAAAAACTGTCGGGACCAGAAAAGTCGCTTCTTCCAGTTTCGCAAGTCAGTGTGCCTCCAGAGGGGTTCGGACTTTGCGCGCCTTCTGAGGGCTTCCTGCCTTCGTCCTCCGacggcttcttccttccacCTGGCGGCGTGCCCCAGGCGGCGACAGCTGCGGCGGCCGCGGCCCTCGCGGGCCCGCCGCCCTCGCAacttcttctgcagcagcaacGGGAGCAGCAgtcgaggcgaaggcgagaaggagttCGGGACGAtggcgcgaagaaggaagaggagagcgaggaaaacggCGGGAGCGTCGgggaggaaggcagcagcgTGGAGGCTGTCGGCGTGATGCGGAACGCCGTCTCTCACGTGTTGAGGAACTTGCAGGAGGTGTGTATCCCGGGGctcctctgcagctgctcgctGGAGTCGGAGATTTTCAACTACCTCGCTGCGCGCCTAGACGAGTGGACCAAGGCGGTCCACGCCCACCGCCAGCTGTGCGCCTCTGTGCTGTCGAATCCGAAGGTCGAGAAAGCCGGGCCAAAGGAGTCAGTGAAGACGGAGGGCGACGAGAAGGGACCAGGCGGGAAGCCCGGCGACGCCGGGGCGAACGACGCGAAGGAGCTGAGCACCGACCCCGCCACAGACCCCCAGGCCGCAACTATGGTTCTGGCTCCGTACCTGAAACTGTTTGCCCAGTGCATCCGGAAAAACCGGTTGCCAAACGAAATGGAGCCGGAGGTCCAGgtgcttctcctcgacgcTCTCGTCCACTTGGGGGCCCTGTCGGGCTTCGGCGGCCAGACGCCGCCTGCAGACGCAGCCGCAGACGGTGCGACTGGGACAACAGAGCCGGACCAGGTCGCAAAGGGCGGAGCTGTGGGGATCCAGCAGTATCCGAAGGCAGTGGAGCAGGCTCAGTGA